The Tenuifilum thalassicum genome includes the window TTGCATTATTTACTCCTTCAATAGAGGCAATTAAAACTTTTCCATATACATCTGGCGATAATATTAGGTTTTCTGTAATTTCGTCAATAGTTTTTCGATTAAACTTATGTGCTCAAGTTTACTCGGTATATTTATAACTCGTTTCATAATAGTAACATTGTTTAATCCTTTTACTTAAATATCTCTCTAAAAGTTTCACAAAATAATATGACAAAATAGAGTTTCTCAAATTAATTATTAATTGTCAAAATTAATCCAATTACTTGGATTTTCAGGTTCAGTTTTATTCCATATTTCAAAATGTAAAATATATGTATTATCGTTTTGTTTGAGTACTTTTCCTAAAACTGTATTACTATCTACAATATTACCAGGTTTGACATACACTACTGATAGGTTAGAATATAATGATAAATAATCACCATGTCGCACTATAATGGCTTTACCCCCATAAGGAATATTAAATACCTTTGATACTTCTCCTTCCTCAACACAATAAACCTTGTAATCATTAACCAATAACAAATCTAGTCCATTATTTTGTATTTTTACATATTTCAAAACAGGATGTGGCCTTTCTCCAAATTGATTTATTACTGAACATTCCTTAGCTGGTTTTGGTAAATTTCCTTTGTTATTAACAATTTTATTCGTTAATATTTTATAATACTTTCTTTTTCAAGACTTAAGTTTTCGTTTTTCTACGATTCTCTCTTATAATTCTTTCTATCTCTTTTTATTTTATCTAGCTTTTCTTTATTCTCTTTAATCTCTCTTATTAATTCGTTTCTACGGCTTTCAAATTTTTTGATCGCTATTTTCAAATTTCTCTTTTCATTTTCGATATTATCTATAGTTTTTCTTAATTCAATTTCTTTAATTCTTAGTTCCTTTAGTAGTAAAACATAGTTTTCTCTGGCATTTTCTAAATTCTTTTTCATTATCTAAGTTTTGGACTAATTTGTTATAATAAGATATTAGGCTTTTGTAAAATTTTAGTCGAGCAAATGCTTGATTAAATGAGTTAGAGGAAAGAATAAATAACAAAATTTCTGTATTTGATTTATTAATCTTTCTGTAGTAAGATTTATATAATTTAATTAATTGCTTTTTATGGTTTTCTATTGAAGATGTTAACGAATCAATAGAATGGATTGTATAACTAAGTTTAGTATTTATGTCATTTATCTGACTTTTAATATTATCATGTATCTTGATTTTTAATTTTAGAGTATTTTGTCTTAACCTTAACTCATTAACAGTAACTTTCTTTGACTTTTGAATTAATTCTAATTGTTTATTATTCTCATTTATAATTTTCTCTAAAACTTGCTTTTGTTTTGCTAAGTCATCAATTCTATTTTGCCCAAAACTTTGAGCAAAAAAGTAATAATGTAAAAATATAGTAATTGACTTTTTCATCTATTTTATCCCAGTTGAACCAAATCCTCCTGCTCCTCTTTCAGTAGAAGATAAACTTTCTACCTGTTCAAATTCAATTCTTTTGTATTCGGCAAATACCATTTGACATATTCTTTCTCCTGGTTCAATTTTAACAGGTTCATTACTTAGATTTATAATTATTATTCCAATTTCTCCTCTATAATCAGAATCAATTGTGCCAGGAGTATTCAAAATTGAAATTCCTTTTTTTAAGGCCAAACCACTACGCGGTCTTATTTGAGCTTCTATCCCTTCTGGTAGCTCTATGAAAATTCCTGTAGGAATTAATTTTCTTTCAAAGGGCTTTAAAATAATAACAGATGATATATTGGCTTTTAAATCAACACCGCTAGAATGCATAGTTGCATACTCAGGTAGATTGAAGTTTGATTTATTTACAATTTTTACCTTATACATGTCTTCTAATTAATTTTTCTTTGTAAGCAAATAGTAAAACAAAAATAAATAACAATATGTTAGTTATTATCAATGAAAATATTTCTTTTTTCTGTATCAAGAAAATAGCTCCTATAAAAATAAT containing:
- the dut gene encoding dUTP diphosphatase, coding for MYKVKIVNKSNFNLPEYATMHSSGVDLKANISSVIILKPFERKLIPTGIFIELPEGIEAQIRPRSGLALKKGISILNTPGTIDSDYRGEIGIIIINLSNEPVKIEPGERICQMVFAEYKRIEFEQVESLSSTERGAGGFGSTGIK
- a CDS encoding murein hydrolase activator EnvC family protein; this encodes MKYVKIQNNGLDLLLVNDYKVYCVEEGEVSKVFNIPYGGKAIIVRHGDYLSLYSNLSVVYVKPGNIVDSNTVLGKVLKQNDNTYILHFEIWNKTEPENPSNWINFDN